A single genomic interval of Heliangelus exortis chromosome 11, bHelExo1.hap1, whole genome shotgun sequence harbors:
- the FBXO22 gene encoding F-box only protein 22 produces the protein MEAAGKGAFVLGNLAEVVERVLGFLPTKALLRAACVCRLWRECARRTLRAQQRVAWVAALEPGPADSHALLRALARELEQVQVLPQTVLYIADAGTFRGHEECHEQKRARKRNGNETALALEKLLPKRCQVLGLVTPGIVVTPMGSSSNQPQEIEEGEAGFALLFPKIDGVKIHTFHFSKDLKTRVFDESKFAEAGLKNNPDLRVVLLFGYNSWKPGATRFLHQIVNPLNEKSIILAGGQVESFTSLISENTSAQPGDACGVVGLAFSGPQIQSATVLLDQDVADERTAEAAMQRLKAANIPEHNTLGFMFACVGRGYRHYKTKRNMEADAFRKFFPSVPLFGFFGHGEIGCDRIVTGNFVLRECNDIKDDLLHGYTTVMTLVHLGSAKANQV, from the exons CCTTCGTCCTCGGCAACCTGGCCGAGGTGGTGGAGCGCGTCCTGGGCTTCCTGCCCACGAAGGCGTTGCTGCGCGCCGCCTG CGTGTGCCGGCTGTGGCGGGAGTGCGCCCGGCGGACCCTGCGGGCTCAGCAAAGGGTGGCCTGGGTAGCGGCGCTGGAGCCGGGCCCTGCCGATAGCCACGCGCTGCTCCGCGCCCTGGCCCGCGAGCTGGAG CAGGTGCAGGTGCTGCCCCAGACCGTGCTCTACATCGCGGACGCGGGGACCTTCAGGGGACACGAGGAGTGTCACGAGCAGAAGAGAG ccaggaaaagaaatggtaaTGAAACAGCCCTTGCACTTGAGAAGCTGCTGCCCAAGAGGTGCCAGGTTCTGGGGCTTGTCACACCTGGGATTGTAG TTACCCCCATGGGCTCAAGCAGCAATCAGCCTCAGGAAATTGAAGAGGGGGAAGCTGGGTTTGCTCTCTTGTTTCCCAAAATCGATGGGGTGAAAATTCATACCTTCCATTTTTCAAAAGACTTGAAGACCAGGGTCTTTGATGAAAGCAAATTTGCAGAAGCAG GTCTGAAGAATAACCCAGATCTCCGGGTTGTTCTTCTGTTTGGCTACAACTCCTGGAAGCCTGGAGCAACTCGATTTCTTCATCAAATAGTCAATCCCTTGAATGAGAAAAGCATCATCCTTGCTGGGGGACAAGTGGAGAGCTTTACATCATTGATCTCTGAGAA TACCAGTGCCCAGCCCGGGGATGCCTGTGGGGTGGTTGGCCTGGCTTTCAGTGGGCCCCAGATCCAGAGTGCCACGGTCCTGCTGGACCAGGACGTGGCCGACGAGCGGACAGCGGAAGCCGCCATGCAGCGCCTCAAAGCCGCAAACATCCCCGAGCACAACACCCTGGGCTTCATGTTTGCCTGTGTTGGCAGGGGGTACAGGCactacaaaaccaaaaggaacaTGGAAGCTGATGCCTTCAGGAAGTTCTTCCCCAGCGTTCCcctctttggcttttttggaCACGGGGAAATAGGATGCGATCGGATAGTTACCGGGAATTTTGTGCTCCGGGAGTGCAACGACATCAAGGATGACCTGCTCCATGGGTACACTACTGTAATGACTCTTGTTCATCTTGGTTCAGCTAAAGCAAACCAGGTGTAA